The Deltaproteobacteria bacterium genome includes a region encoding these proteins:
- a CDS encoding Uma2 family endonuclease, giving the protein MLYEPELHLGDDVLVPDLAGWRRERLPAIPDAPALMLPPDWACEIISPSTGALDRGRKMQVYARERLGHLWIVDPSPRTREIYRLEDGRWVVVGTHAGSAHVRAEPFEAVELVTTRWWREP; this is encoded by the coding sequence ATCTTGTACGAACCCGAGCTCCACCTGGGAGACGACGTCCTCGTCCCCGACCTCGCCGGATGGCGGCGCGAGCGACTCCCGGCGATCCCCGATGCGCCCGCGCTGATGCTGCCGCCGGACTGGGCCTGCGAGATCATCTCACCCTCGACGGGCGCGCTCGATCGCGGGCGCAAGATGCAGGTCTACGCTCGCGAGCGGTTGGGACATCTCTGGATCGTGGACCCGAGCCCACGTACCCGGGAGATCTACCGCCTCGAGGACGGACGCTGGGTCGTGGTGGGCACGCACGCAGGGAGCGCGCACGTCCGTGCCGAGCCGTTCGAAGCCGTCGAGCTCGTCACGACTCGCTGGTGGCGCGAGCCGTAG
- a CDS encoding aminotransferase class I/II-fold pyridoxal phosphate-dependent enzyme, which translates to MGPLADGSWGTFPVSRLVASSRGLHADLSRLLAIGSSHGALFDRQNLHAATARTVLGPPGRGELNEVADASVPVINLASNSYLELGNDPRVKAAAIAAVERHGTHMGGSRLLCGTAEIHWEFERRLAAFFEASSVVTYGSGYVTNVSLISALFGPGDLIIIDRQAHRSIYDGALLSRATVRRFAHNDLDHLDLVLKRTSAVRRRLVAVDGVYSMNGHICPLPEVASLTRSHGAFLFVDDAHAIGVLGAHGRGTVEHFGLDPELIDIRIGTLSKALPAVGGFALTQRDVAVLLRYTSHGALYSAAMTPPDVAVAMAAMEILGSDADLVERLRRNASFFRDALQRRGLDILGSQTAIVPIRIGDSRATLDVAAALLKRGIFVNPVIYPAVPKGAERLRCFVMASHSTADLEYAAAGIEETVNADAALHSARPSRP; encoded by the coding sequence ATGGGTCCGCTGGCTGACGGATCATGGGGGACCTTCCCCGTGTCGCGGCTGGTCGCCAGCTCTCGTGGCCTCCACGCCGACCTGAGCCGGCTGCTCGCGATCGGCTCCTCTCATGGCGCGCTGTTCGATCGGCAGAACCTGCACGCGGCAACCGCCCGGACCGTCCTCGGACCACCAGGACGCGGCGAGCTCAACGAAGTCGCCGATGCCAGCGTCCCGGTCATCAACCTCGCATCGAACAGCTACCTCGAGCTGGGAAACGACCCGCGGGTGAAGGCCGCCGCCATCGCCGCGGTCGAGCGGCACGGCACTCACATGGGAGGCTCCCGCCTGCTCTGCGGGACGGCAGAGATCCACTGGGAGTTCGAACGTCGGTTGGCGGCCTTCTTCGAAGCGTCGAGCGTGGTGACGTACGGGAGCGGGTACGTCACCAACGTGTCGTTGATCTCCGCGTTGTTCGGACCCGGGGACCTGATCATCATCGACCGGCAGGCACATCGCTCCATCTACGACGGCGCGCTTCTCTCTCGCGCGACCGTCCGTCGGTTCGCTCACAACGACCTCGACCATCTGGATCTCGTCCTCAAGCGGACGTCCGCGGTTCGGAGGCGGCTGGTAGCGGTCGACGGCGTGTATTCCATGAACGGACACATCTGCCCGCTCCCGGAGGTCGCCAGTCTGACACGGAGCCACGGCGCCTTCCTCTTCGTCGACGATGCGCACGCGATCGGGGTGCTCGGGGCTCACGGACGAGGGACGGTCGAGCATTTCGGCCTCGACCCGGAGCTCATCGATATTCGGATTGGAACATTGAGCAAGGCGCTGCCTGCAGTCGGCGGGTTTGCGCTCACGCAGCGGGATGTTGCAGTCCTTCTCCGATACACGTCGCATGGCGCGCTGTATTCGGCGGCCATGACGCCGCCGGACGTGGCGGTGGCGATGGCGGCGATGGAGATCTTGGGAAGCGACGCGGATCTCGTGGAAAGGCTGCGCCGGAACGCCTCGTTCTTCCGGGACGCGCTCCAGAGGCGAGGGCTGGACATTCTGGGGAGCCAGACCGCCATCGTCCCGATCAGGATCGGCGACAGCCGGGCTACCCTGGATGTGGCGGCAGCCTTGCTCAAGCGGGGCATCTTCGTGAACCCGGTCATCTACCCGGCGGTGCCGAAGGGCGCGGAGCGTTTGAGATGCTTCGTGATGGCGAGCCATTCGACCGCCGATCTCGAGTACGCGGCCGCGGGAATAGAAGAGACGGTGAACGCGGACGCAGCCCTGCACTCGGCTCGCCCGAGCCGCCCATGA